The proteins below come from a single Drosophila teissieri strain GT53w chromosome 3L, Prin_Dtei_1.1, whole genome shotgun sequence genomic window:
- the LOC122618454 gene encoding calcium channel flower isoform X1, translated as MSFAEKITGLLARPNQQDPIGPEQPWYLKYGSRLLGIVAAFFAILFGLWNVFSIITLSVSCLVAGIIQMVAGFVVMLLEAPCCFVCFEQVNVIADKVDSKPLYFRAGLYITMAIPPIILCFGLASLFGSGLIFGTGVVYGMMALGKKASAEDMRAAAQQTFGGNTPAQTNDRAGIVNNAQPFSFTGAVGTDSNV; from the exons ATG TCGTTTGCGGAAAAGATAACGGGTCTGCTGGCACGGCCGAATCAACAAGATCCAATTGGACCGGAGCAGCCCTGGTATCTCAAATATGGAAGTCGATTGCTGGGCATTGTGGCCGCCTTCT TTGCCATTCTCTTCGGCCTGTGGAATGTGTTCTCCATCATCACTCTCAGCGTATCCTGCCTGGTGGCTGGCATCATTCAAATGGTGGCAGGATTTGTGGTGATGCTCCTGGAGGCTCCCTGCTGTTTCGTGTGCTTCGAGCAGGTGAATGTGATCGCGGATAAGGTGGACTCCAAGCCCTTGTACTTCCGGGCCGGGCTCTACATTAC cATGGCCATTCCGCCCATTATTCTGTGCTTCGGACTTGCCAGCTTATTTGGCAGTGGCCTGATCTTTGGCACTGGCGTGGTCTACGGCATGATGGCGTTAGGAAAGAA AGCATCCGCTGAGGACATGCGGGCAGCTGCACAGCAAACCTTCGGAGGAAATACACCTGCCCAAACCAACGATCGAGCGGGGATAGTGAACAACGCCCAGCCCTTCTCCTTCACCGGCGCCGTGGGCACGGATAGCAATGTGTGA
- the LOC122618454 gene encoding calcium channel flower isoform X4, protein MNQISKTLYMSPENCPESCRLSQVHSTAANNDKQQYTIYVNEFTSFAASKRSQRASAEDMRAAAQQTFGGNTPAQTNDRAGIVNNAQPFSFTGAVGTDSNV, encoded by the exons ATGAATCAAATATCAAAGACTTTGTACATGTCACCTGAAAACTGTCCAGAATCCTGCCGTTTAAGCCAAGTACATTCAACGGCGGCAAACAACGATAAACAACAATATACGATTTACGTTAACGAGTTCACATCTTTTGCTGCGTCCAAGAGATCACAAAG AGCATCCGCTGAGGACATGCGGGCAGCTGCACAGCAAACCTTCGGAGGAAATACACCTGCCCAAACCAACGATCGAGCGGGGATAGTGAACAACGCCCAGCCCTTCTCCTTCACCGGCGCCGTGGGCACGGATAGCAATGTGTGA
- the LOC122618454 gene encoding calcium channel flower isoform X3 produces the protein MVAGFVVMLLEAPCCFVCFEQVNVIADKVDSKPLYFRAGLYITMAIPPIILCFGLASLFGSGLIFGTGVVYGMMALGKKASAEDMRAAAQQTFGGNTPAQTNDRAGIVNNAQPFSFTGAVGTDSNV, from the exons ATGGTGGCAGGATTTGTGGTGATGCTCCTGGAGGCTCCCTGCTGTTTCGTGTGCTTCGAGCAGGTGAATGTGATCGCGGATAAGGTGGACTCCAAGCCCTTGTACTTCCGGGCCGGGCTCTACATTAC cATGGCCATTCCGCCCATTATTCTGTGCTTCGGACTTGCCAGCTTATTTGGCAGTGGCCTGATCTTTGGCACTGGCGTGGTCTACGGCATGATGGCGTTAGGAAAGAA AGCATCCGCTGAGGACATGCGGGCAGCTGCACAGCAAACCTTCGGAGGAAATACACCTGCCCAAACCAACGATCGAGCGGGGATAGTGAACAACGCCCAGCCCTTCTCCTTCACCGGCGCCGTGGGCACGGATAGCAATGTGTGA
- the LOC122618454 gene encoding calcium channel flower isoform X2, with product MSFAEKITGLLARPNQQDPIGPEQPWYLKYGSRLLGIVAAFFAILFGLWNVFSIITLSVSCLVAGIIQMVAGFVVMLLEAPCCFVCFEQVNVIADKVDSKPLYFRAGLYITMAIPPIILCFGLASLFGSGLIFGTGVVYGMMALGKKASREDMAAAATSPTQMAGSQAGGQMQMGGDQHITLMEDPDVWRPT from the exons ATG TCGTTTGCGGAAAAGATAACGGGTCTGCTGGCACGGCCGAATCAACAAGATCCAATTGGACCGGAGCAGCCCTGGTATCTCAAATATGGAAGTCGATTGCTGGGCATTGTGGCCGCCTTCT TTGCCATTCTCTTCGGCCTGTGGAATGTGTTCTCCATCATCACTCTCAGCGTATCCTGCCTGGTGGCTGGCATCATTCAAATGGTGGCAGGATTTGTGGTGATGCTCCTGGAGGCTCCCTGCTGTTTCGTGTGCTTCGAGCAGGTGAATGTGATCGCGGATAAGGTGGACTCCAAGCCCTTGTACTTCCGGGCCGGGCTCTACATTAC cATGGCCATTCCGCCCATTATTCTGTGCTTCGGACTTGCCAGCTTATTTGGCAGTGGCCTGATCTTTGGCACTGGCGTGGTCTACGGCATGATGGCGTTAGGAAAGAA AGCTTCTCGAGAGGACATGGCCGCCGCTGCCACATCGCCCACACAGATGGCCGGCAGTCAGGCGGGAGGTCAGATGCAGATGGGCGGCGATCAGCATATCACACTCATGGAAGATCCCGATGTCTGGCGCCCCACATAA
- the LOC122618453 gene encoding zinc finger protein 774 → MTDAEVCKLCKGNRATEIDLEKPHFKSVNKLLQRLFDWYKIDVAILGENSCICELCFEDALRISESLEKWSMAQEEIRDKPIEIDDSTAFQVKLEFPAYEEEVESVEKDEKSTNQYIAEPEKEDNDLSGKKEHMEFDVQEPLKPPSEDFFSVGLARDGLAVTKFFKDKTQATRMLCTCCGQVLEILAHIRMHCAKPRPNPVYYCRECGSKFSKLCELQEHMKTMGHLKTKCGGRDLEFLCLRCNQIFPRYFDVIRHDNSAHRLSEYMCVECNVSFVYQGSYEKHLRNHGVEQQVYECPYKDCVSRFRVWTRLVSHMRWHKGRSSQCPFPGCNSKLPSWNYHTHMRSHSQQGRLNREGKFMILDPMKRVEPDRRKVPYGKRHLVFTEAQTLCSSNGGEFISLPKELSLQQGKYINVGDNQSA, encoded by the exons ATGACAGACGCTGAGGTGTGCAAACTATGCAAGGGTAACCGCGCAACCGAGATCGATCTTGAGAAGCCACATTTCAAATCGGTCAACAAACTGTTGCAAAGACTGTTCGATTGGTACAAAATTGAT GTTGCCATTCTGGGAGAAAATTCTTGCATCTGCGAGCTCTGTTTTGAGGACGCTTTGCGTATAAGCGAATCCCTCGAGAAATGGAGCATGGCCCAGGAAGAGATCCGCGACAAGCCCATTGAAATAGACGACTCCACTGCGTTTCAGGTCAAGTTGGAGTTTCCAGCATACGAAGAAGAGGTGGAATCAGTCGAGAAAGATGAGAAATCTACTAATCAGTATATTGCGGAGCCAGAGAAGGAAGACAATGATCTATCTGGTAAAAAGGAGCATATGGAATTTGATGTACAAGAACCTTTGAAGCCCCCGTCCGAGGATTTCTTCAGCGTGGGATTGGCCCGCGATGGCTTGGCGGTCACCAAGTTCTTCAAGGACAAGACCCAAGCCACCCGGATGCTGTGCACCTGTTGCGGCCAGGTGCTCGAAATCCTGGCCCACATCCGCATGCACTGTGCCAAACCCCGCCCGAATCCGGTCTACTATTGCCGCGAGTGTGGTTCAAAGTTCTCCAAACTTTGCGAGCTACAGGAGCACATGAAGACGATGGGACACCTCAAGACGAAGTGTGGCGGAAGGGATTTGGAATTCCTGTGCCTGAGATGCAACCAGATATTCCCACGATATTTTGACGTTATCCGCCACGACAACAGCGCCCACAGGCTATCGGAGTACATGTGCGTGGAGTGCAACGTGTCCTTCGTTTACCAAGGATCCTACGAGAAGCACCTGCGGAACCACGGTGTCGAGCAGCAAGTTTACGAGTGCCCTTATAAGGACTGCGTTTCAAGATTTCGGGTGTGGACGCGATTAGTGTCGCACATGAGGTGGCACAAGGGGCGGAGTTCCCAGTGCCCCTTTCCTGGATGCAATAGCAAATTACCGTCCTGGAATTACCATACTCACATGCGTTCACACTCACAGCAAGGTCGACTCAATCGGGAGGGGAAGTTTATGATCCTGGATCCTATGAAACGCGTAGAACCGGATCGACGAAAGGTTCCCTACGGCAAACGACACTTGGTTTTCACTGAAGCCCAGACGCTTTGTTCTTCCAACGGAGGAGAGTTTATCAGCCTGCCCAAGGAACTTTCCCTGCAGCAGGGAAAATACATTAATGTTGGGGATAATCAAAGCGCGTAG